In a genomic window of Athene noctua chromosome 24, bAthNoc1.hap1.1, whole genome shotgun sequence:
- the MYCL gene encoding protein L-Myc, translating into MEFDSYQHYFYDHDAQEDFHRSTAPSEDIWKKFELVPTPPLSPLGPPGAEERSGWLSRYCLAGEEPEYLIGTGQIFGNLSAFILKDCMWSGFSARERLEKAMTEKLSTGTQRATPHKPSFAQDLGFSSSVSECVDPAAVFLCPLAESKIPASSGSEGQSDSEGEEIDVVTVEKRQSLSLRKPVTITLRADPLDPCMKRFHISVHQQQHNYAARSPPDACPPPEPPQQDEDEAPSAAEPAPAITLPEPGLLKAGSSPGSDSEDVAKRKNHNYLERKRRNDLRSRFLALRDQVPGLASCPKTPKVVILSKSSEYLQSLISAERRMAAEKRQLRLRQTQLLKRIAHLKGH; encoded by the exons ATGGAGTTTGACTCGTACCAACACTACTTCTACGACCATGACGCCCAGGAGGATTTCCACCGCTCCACGGCTCCCAGCGAAGACATCTGGAAGAAGTTTGAGCTGGTGCCCacgccccccctctcccccctgggcccccccggGGCGGAGGAGCGCTCCGGCTGGCTCTCCCGCTATTGCCTGGCCGGGGAAGAGCCGGAATATCTCATCGGGACGGGGCAGATCTTCGGGAACCTGAGCGCCTTCATCCTCAAGGATTGCATGTGGAGCGGGTTTTCAGCccgggagaggctggagaaggcgATGACAGAGAAACTTTCCACGGGCACGCAGCGGGCCACCCCCCACAAACCCTCCTTCGCGCAGGATTTGGGGTTCAGCAGCTCGGTGAGCGAGTGCGTGGATCCCGCCGCCGTCTTCCTTTGCCCGCTGGCCGAGAGCAAGATCCCCGCATCCTCGGGATCcgagggccaaagcgattctg AAGGTGAGGAGATTGATGTGGTGACGGTGGAGAAGAGACAATCGCTCAGCCTGAGGAAGCCAGTCACCATCACACTGCGTGCTGACCCCTTGGACCCCTGTATGAAACGCTTCCACATCTCcgtccaccagcagcagcacaattACGCCGCCCGCTCCCCACCAGACGCCTGTCCCCCGCCGGAGCCGCCCCAGCAGGATGAGGATGAGGCCCCGAGCGCCGCAGAGCCAGCCCCTGCCATCACGCTGCCTGAGCCTGGCTTGCTAAAagccggcagcagccccggctCTGACAGCGAGGACGTGGCCAAGAGGAAAAACCACAATTACCTGGAGCGCAAGCGGCGCAACGACCTGCGCTCACGCTTCCTGGCCCTGCGGGACCAGGTGCCCGGGCTCGCCAGCTGCCCCAAGACGCCCAAAGTGGTGATCCTGAGCAAATCCTCTGAGTACCTGCAGTCGCTCATCAGTGCCGAGAGGAGGATGGCGGCCGAGAAGCGGCAGCTGCGGCTGCGCCAGACCCAGCTGCTCAAACGGATTGCTCACCTCAAGGGGCACTAG